Proteins from a genomic interval of Amycolatopsis sp. cg13:
- a CDS encoding single-stranded DNA-binding protein has protein sequence MAGETVITVVGNLTSDPELRFTPSGAAVANFTVASTPRTLDRQSGEWKDGEALFLRCSIWRQAAENAAESLSRGARVLVTGRLVQRSFETKEGEKRTVVELQVDEIGPSLRYATARVTKVSRNSGDTSGLSGEAWGASPAPAGIGAGGEPPF, from the coding sequence ATGGCCGGAGAAACCGTCATCACGGTAGTCGGGAACCTGACCTCAGACCCGGAGCTGCGCTTCACCCCGTCCGGAGCCGCAGTCGCGAACTTCACCGTCGCGTCCACGCCCCGCACGCTCGATCGCCAGTCGGGCGAGTGGAAGGACGGCGAGGCGTTGTTCCTCAGGTGCAGCATCTGGCGGCAGGCAGCGGAAAACGCCGCCGAGAGTCTCTCCCGAGGCGCGAGAGTCCTGGTCACCGGACGTCTGGTCCAGCGCTCATTCGAGACCAAAGAGGGGGAGAAACGCACCGTAGTCGAACTGCAGGTGGACGAGATCGGCCCGTCGCTGCGGTATGCCACTGCCAGGGTCACCAAGGTCAGCCGGAACAGCGGCGACACCAGCGGGCTGAGCGGGGAAGCCTGGGGCGCCTCGCCGGCCCCCGCCGGAATCGGTGCGGGTGGTGAGCCGCCATTCTGA
- a CDS encoding glycoside hydrolase family 15 protein, translated as MVGGKWGRAAAVVAVVGISVVGQGIAPAEVGAKPGQAEGGAGGSGQGLAGGTPGDCCGGPASWTTGDKSALGTAAGTASPVWFTVAKGVASEVFYPRADVANMQDMQYVVTDGKSFVDLERDATEHVVSMPDEKALEYTITNTAKNGRYRITTTYVTDSGRPTLLTRTRFQSLDGGQYQVYLLANPSMAGGAANDIAAWDGTGLTASGTEDLFGAKTTVASALRVSTGFVAHDNGYSGAASDCLVDLRAHQRLTNQFDSTNSGNVVQCGQIPVGQDSTFSVALGYGSDAPGAAAAADGSLASGFDNLEQAYRRGWEGYVGSVKATPGSVAGDERQRRAYYVALMALHAAEDKTHRGASVAGLATPWGDVVNGDVLNDGYHRVWGRDLYQQATGLLAAGDAAQAKRMAQFLWSSQWISAPTQGDGTTYPAGAFPRYSPVSGVQGATPQQLGCCEQLDQDSDAIILAWMTGLTDAATYARVKVTAEHIRTSGPATTERWEEQYGRSPSSIAAEVAGLVAAGAIARTNGDTAAAQQWESTADSWRAQLDGWTRTTSGYWGGHTYYERLDKGADPNDNGQICFDEGCFYEHDVVDFGFLDLVRLGLRAPADPAVAESVAPTAAARDGNAPMQVTTPSGDIYFHRYPHDNYGESTTACTGWPANGPQRFGRLWPVLSGERGEYELANGRPAAVYLKSMADAANDGYFIPEQVWDRADVACFGLGRPTGSAAPLMWAEGQYLRLAQNMDAGKNLETPEVVRQRYGG; from the coding sequence ATGGTCGGTGGGAAGTGGGGACGGGCGGCGGCAGTGGTCGCGGTCGTGGGGATTTCGGTGGTGGGACAGGGGATAGCGCCTGCCGAGGTGGGGGCGAAGCCTGGTCAGGCGGAAGGCGGAGCGGGAGGAAGCGGGCAAGGACTGGCGGGAGGCACGCCGGGAGATTGCTGCGGCGGCCCGGCATCTTGGACGACTGGGGACAAATCCGCCCTCGGGACGGCGGCGGGGACGGCGAGCCCGGTGTGGTTCACCGTCGCGAAGGGCGTTGCGTCGGAGGTGTTCTATCCGCGCGCGGACGTCGCCAACATGCAGGACATGCAGTACGTCGTCACTGACGGGAAGTCCTTTGTGGACTTGGAGCGCGACGCGACCGAGCACGTCGTTTCGATGCCGGACGAGAAGGCGCTCGAGTACACGATCACGAACACCGCCAAGAACGGGCGTTATCGCATCACCACGACGTACGTCACCGACTCTGGACGGCCGACTCTTCTTACCCGTACGCGGTTTCAGTCGCTCGACGGCGGTCAGTATCAGGTTTACCTGCTGGCGAATCCGTCGATGGCGGGCGGCGCGGCGAATGACATTGCGGCATGGGACGGGACTGGGCTGACGGCCAGCGGCACCGAAGATCTGTTCGGGGCCAAGACAACGGTGGCGTCGGCGTTGCGGGTCTCGACGGGGTTCGTCGCGCATGACAACGGATATTCGGGCGCCGCGAGCGATTGCCTGGTAGACTTGCGGGCACATCAACGTCTCACGAATCAATTCGATTCCACCAATTCTGGCAATGTAGTCCAATGTGGACAGATCCCGGTCGGGCAGGACTCGACGTTCTCGGTCGCGCTCGGGTACGGGAGCGACGCACCGGGAGCGGCGGCGGCCGCGGACGGGTCGCTGGCGAGCGGGTTCGACAATCTGGAGCAGGCGTATCGGCGCGGATGGGAGGGGTATGTCGGCAGCGTGAAGGCGACGCCGGGCAGTGTGGCGGGCGACGAGCGGCAGCGGAGGGCGTACTACGTCGCGCTGATGGCGTTGCACGCGGCGGAGGACAAAACGCATCGCGGCGCGAGTGTCGCGGGGCTGGCCACGCCGTGGGGCGACGTCGTCAACGGTGACGTGCTCAACGACGGGTACCACCGCGTGTGGGGTCGGGATCTGTACCAGCAGGCGACCGGGCTGCTCGCGGCGGGCGACGCGGCGCAGGCCAAGCGGATGGCGCAGTTCCTGTGGTCCTCGCAGTGGATTTCCGCGCCCACGCAGGGCGACGGGACGACGTACCCGGCCGGTGCGTTTCCCCGGTATAGCCCGGTGAGCGGGGTTCAAGGGGCGACGCCGCAGCAGCTCGGCTGTTGCGAGCAGCTCGACCAGGATTCCGACGCGATCATTCTCGCCTGGATGACTGGGCTCACGGACGCGGCGACGTATGCGCGGGTCAAGGTGACGGCGGAGCACATCCGGACGAGCGGGCCCGCGACGACGGAGCGGTGGGAGGAGCAGTACGGGCGGTCGCCGTCGTCGATTGCGGCGGAGGTCGCCGGGCTGGTCGCGGCTGGGGCGATCGCGCGGACGAACGGCGATACCGCGGCGGCGCAGCAGTGGGAGTCCACTGCGGACTCGTGGCGGGCGCAGCTCGACGGGTGGACGCGGACGACCTCCGGGTACTGGGGCGGCCACACCTATTACGAGCGGCTGGACAAGGGCGCCGACCCTAACGACAACGGCCAGATCTGCTTCGACGAAGGGTGTTTCTACGAGCACGACGTAGTCGACTTCGGGTTCCTCGACCTGGTCCGGCTCGGGCTCCGCGCGCCAGCTGACCCGGCGGTCGCGGAGTCGGTGGCTCCGACGGCGGCGGCCCGCGACGGCAACGCGCCGATGCAGGTGACGACTCCGAGCGGCGACATCTACTTCCACCGCTATCCGCACGACAACTACGGCGAGAGCACCACGGCCTGCACTGGCTGGCCGGCGAACGGGCCGCAGCGGTTCGGGCGGCTCTGGCCGGTGCTGTCCGGCGAGCGAGGCGAGTACGAGCTGGCCAACGGGCGTCCGGCGGCGGTATATCTGAAGTCGATGGCGGACGCGGCGAACGACGGCTACTTCATTCCCGAGCAGGTGTGGGATCGCGCCGACGTCGCGTGCTTCGGGCTGGGCCGTCCGACCGGGAGCGCGGCGCCGTTGATGTGGGCGGAAGGCCAGTACCTCCGGCTCGCGCAGAACATGGACGCGGGGAAGAACCTCGAGACTCCGGAGGTGGTCCGGCAGCGCTACGGCGGCTGA
- a CDS encoding TetR/AcrR family transcriptional regulator, translating to MTIEWTPKAQAVLAAASELFYERGIHAVGVDVIAAKAGVTKKTLYDRFGSKDRLVVEYLSARDARWRGFLGELLGKAGADPRDRLTAAFDASAAWAKKYGGKGCSMINAHAEISDPAHPAYAVVTESKKWMLGVFVELAESAGVSDPRRTGEQIMLLHEGAVVMAGMRVAKDVFKRAAETAVVLLG from the coding sequence ATGACGATCGAATGGACCCCGAAGGCGCAAGCGGTGCTGGCGGCCGCGTCGGAGTTGTTTTACGAGCGCGGAATCCATGCGGTCGGCGTCGACGTCATCGCGGCGAAGGCGGGAGTCACGAAGAAGACGCTCTACGACCGGTTTGGCTCCAAGGATCGGCTGGTCGTGGAGTATTTGTCCGCCCGCGACGCGCGCTGGCGGGGGTTTCTGGGCGAGTTGCTGGGGAAGGCCGGAGCGGATCCGCGGGACCGGTTGACGGCGGCGTTTGACGCGTCCGCGGCGTGGGCGAAGAAGTACGGCGGCAAGGGCTGCAGCATGATCAACGCGCACGCGGAGATCAGCGATCCCGCACATCCGGCATACGCGGTGGTGACCGAGAGCAAAAAGTGGATGCTCGGCGTTTTCGTCGAATTGGCCGAATCGGCGGGCGTTTCGGATCCGCGCCGGACGGGCGAACAGATCATGTTGCTGCACGAGGGCGCGGTCGTGATGGCGGGCATGCGGGTCGCGAAGGACGTCTTCAAGCGCGCGGCGGAAACGGCGGTGGTGCTGCTGGGCTGA
- a CDS encoding ABATE domain-containing protein, giving the protein MGMLPDEVVPVRLMATVWADTSGLHDDLRTREDLDAWLDDAGIEHGSRPSSAAELTRARRLRDAVRRLAAQVTADDRQPASLELDTALGDLNDLVTHLPVPQLTFAAGKLQESSSRGTSPVVTALARVARESIALLGGPEAAKLRACYAPGCVLYFMKTHPRREWCSVACGNRARAARHYEKVRSTR; this is encoded by the coding sequence ATGGGCATGCTGCCGGACGAGGTCGTGCCGGTCCGTCTGATGGCGACCGTCTGGGCCGACACGAGCGGGCTCCACGACGACCTGCGCACCCGCGAAGACCTCGACGCGTGGCTCGACGACGCTGGCATCGAACACGGGTCCCGGCCATCGTCCGCAGCGGAACTGACACGGGCGCGGCGGCTTCGCGACGCCGTCCGCCGTCTCGCCGCCCAAGTCACCGCCGACGATCGACAACCCGCGAGCCTTGAGTTGGACACCGCCCTCGGCGACTTGAACGACCTCGTCACCCACCTGCCCGTCCCCCAACTGACTTTCGCGGCCGGGAAATTGCAGGAGAGTTCCTCGCGCGGCACTTCGCCGGTTGTCACTGCATTAGCCCGCGTAGCGCGAGAATCGATCGCGCTCTTGGGCGGCCCAGAAGCGGCGAAGCTGCGCGCCTGTTATGCGCCGGGTTGCGTGCTCTACTTCATGAAGACGCATCCGCGCCGCGAATGGTGCTCAGTCGCCTGCGGCAACCGAGCGCGCGCCGCCCGGCATTACGAGAAGGTCCGGTCGACGCGCTGA
- a CDS encoding pyridoxamine 5'-phosphate oxidase family protein yields MNQAIRQAFHAGELAVQREAGVERQAARLSRMAEPAGMSAGMAGFLAERTLLVVTGRDVGGQLWTSPIVGPPGFLETRSATTLAIHRALPEGDPLHGLPAGQKLGMTSIEFATRRRVRINGSLSTAAEGHLIVDIEQAYGNCPQYIQQRVLSEEIEPTAPVQTRAELSPGDAELIQEADTFFLGTINPGHGADASHRGGAPGFVRVEGNSLCWPDYPGNNLFNSLGNIAANPEAALLFFDFGTGSVLQISGTAAIEWGEAGRSGDDGYTGRIVRLEVERIVSGRPAPRQVAHTPYPRNPQLIN; encoded by the coding sequence ATGAACCAGGCGATCCGGCAGGCCTTCCACGCCGGCGAGTTGGCGGTCCAGCGCGAGGCCGGAGTCGAACGCCAGGCCGCGCGCCTGTCCCGGATGGCCGAGCCCGCCGGGATGTCCGCGGGAATGGCGGGATTCCTGGCCGAACGAACGCTCCTCGTCGTGACTGGACGCGACGTCGGCGGGCAGCTCTGGACGTCGCCGATCGTCGGCCCGCCCGGGTTTCTCGAAACCAGATCGGCGACGACGCTCGCGATCCACCGCGCGCTCCCGGAAGGCGATCCGCTGCACGGGCTCCCGGCCGGGCAGAAGCTCGGGATGACGAGCATCGAGTTCGCCACGCGCCGCCGGGTCCGGATCAACGGCAGCCTCTCAACAGCTGCCGAAGGCCACCTGATCGTGGACATCGAGCAGGCGTACGGCAACTGCCCGCAATACATCCAGCAGCGTGTGCTGTCCGAAGAGATCGAGCCGACCGCGCCCGTGCAAACGCGCGCAGAGCTGAGTCCCGGCGACGCCGAACTGATCCAAGAGGCCGACACGTTCTTCCTCGGCACCATCAACCCGGGCCACGGCGCGGATGCGTCCCATCGCGGCGGCGCGCCAGGATTCGTCCGCGTCGAGGGAAATAGCTTGTGCTGGCCCGATTATCCCGGCAACAACCTGTTCAACAGCCTCGGCAACATCGCCGCGAACCCGGAAGCCGCGCTGCTTTTCTTCGACTTCGGCACCGGCAGCGTCCTGCAGATCTCCGGCACCGCCGCGATCGAATGGGGAGAAGCGGGCCGTTCCGGCGACGACGGCTACACCGGCCGGATCGTCCGGCTCGAAGTGGAGCGCATCGTCTCCGGACGGCCGGCACCGCGTCAGGTCGCGCACACGCCGTACCCGCGCAATCCTCAGCTCATCAACTGA
- a CDS encoding nuclear transport factor 2 family protein, whose amino-acid sequence MTESRPPFPPFDLSAALKKVQAAEDAWNTRDPEKVSLAYTPDSVWRNRDTHVVGRAAIVEFLTAKWEREQDYALRKGLWGFRENRIAVRFQYESRDADGQWWRSYGNELWEFAENGLMSRREASINDRRIDESGRRIFGPRPESEHGVDFPLW is encoded by the coding sequence ATGACCGAATCGCGGCCCCCGTTCCCGCCGTTCGACCTGTCCGCCGCGCTGAAGAAGGTCCAGGCCGCGGAGGACGCGTGGAACACTCGGGATCCCGAGAAGGTTTCGCTCGCGTACACGCCGGATTCCGTGTGGCGCAACCGCGACACACACGTGGTGGGTCGCGCCGCGATCGTCGAGTTCCTCACCGCGAAGTGGGAGCGCGAACAGGATTACGCGCTGCGCAAAGGACTTTGGGGATTCCGCGAGAACCGCATCGCCGTCCGGTTCCAGTACGAGAGCCGCGACGCGGACGGGCAATGGTGGCGCAGCTACGGCAACGAGCTGTGGGAATTCGCCGAGAACGGCTTGATGAGCCGACGCGAGGCATCGATCAACGACCGGCGCATCGACGAATCCGGGCGGCGGATCTTCGGGCCGCGGCCGGAGTCGGAGCACGGAGTCGATTTCCCGCTGTGGTAA
- a CDS encoding amino acid permease, producing the protein MESTVVAKEGDNYTKALGNRQVQMIAIGGAIGVGLFLGAGGRLHEAGPSLVLSYALCGIAAYFVMRALGELVMHRPSSGSFVTYAREFIGPWAGFVSGWMYWLNWAMTGIAEITAVAIYVHKWLPDVPQWITALIALGVLMAVNLLSVKLFGELEFWFSVVKVLAIIVFLVTALGLVFTGANIGGTTAGVHNLTDHGGFFPAGVGIALMTLQAVVFAYSAIEVVGIAAGETKDARKVLPKAINGVVWRIGVFYVGSVLLLAMLMPWPFYNGGESPFVTVFSRLGIGGIGDVMNAVVLTAALSSCNSGLYSTGRILRALADEGEAPKFVGKMNSRHVPYGGILFTSVAYVLGVVLNYIVPSKAFDIATAIASLGVVATWATLVFSQMRMRQASLRGELERPSYRMPGAPYTGWATLGFLVLVVVLMGFSDGAEKIAFYSIPAIVVVLALGWRLVSRKRQARTSA; encoded by the coding sequence ATGGAATCCACAGTGGTCGCCAAAGAGGGCGACAACTACACGAAAGCACTGGGCAATCGCCAGGTGCAGATGATCGCGATCGGCGGGGCGATCGGGGTCGGGCTCTTCCTCGGCGCGGGCGGGCGGCTCCACGAAGCGGGACCGTCGCTGGTCCTTTCCTACGCGCTGTGCGGCATCGCGGCCTACTTCGTGATGCGGGCGCTCGGCGAACTCGTCATGCACCGGCCCAGCTCCGGCAGTTTCGTCACCTACGCCCGGGAGTTCATCGGGCCGTGGGCCGGGTTCGTGTCCGGCTGGATGTACTGGCTGAACTGGGCGATGACCGGGATCGCGGAGATCACCGCGGTCGCGATCTACGTGCACAAGTGGCTGCCGGACGTGCCGCAGTGGATCACCGCGCTGATCGCGCTCGGCGTGCTCATGGCGGTCAACCTGCTGAGCGTGAAGCTGTTCGGGGAACTGGAGTTCTGGTTCTCCGTCGTGAAGGTCCTCGCGATCATCGTGTTCCTGGTGACCGCGCTCGGGCTCGTGTTCACCGGCGCGAACATCGGCGGCACCACCGCGGGCGTGCACAACCTGACCGACCACGGCGGGTTCTTCCCGGCGGGCGTCGGCATCGCGCTGATGACGCTGCAGGCGGTCGTGTTCGCCTACTCCGCGATCGAGGTCGTCGGCATCGCGGCCGGCGAGACCAAGGACGCGCGCAAGGTGCTGCCGAAGGCGATCAACGGCGTCGTCTGGCGGATCGGCGTCTTCTACGTCGGTTCGGTGCTGCTGCTGGCGATGCTGATGCCGTGGCCGTTCTACAACGGCGGCGAAAGCCCGTTCGTCACGGTCTTCTCCCGGCTGGGCATCGGCGGCATCGGCGACGTGATGAACGCCGTCGTCCTCACCGCCGCGCTGTCCTCGTGCAACTCGGGCCTCTACTCCACCGGCCGCATTCTCCGTGCGCTCGCCGACGAGGGCGAGGCGCCGAAGTTCGTCGGCAAGATGAACTCGCGGCACGTGCCCTACGGCGGAATTCTCTTCACCTCGGTGGCTTACGTGCTCGGCGTGGTGCTGAACTACATCGTGCCGTCGAAGGCCTTCGACATCGCCACCGCGATCGCCTCGCTCGGGGTGGTCGCGACGTGGGCGACCCTGGTGTTCTCGCAGATGCGCATGCGCCAGGCCTCGTTGCGCGGCGAACTGGAGCGGCCGAGCTACCGCATGCCCGGCGCGCCGTACACCGGCTGGGCCACGCTCGGATTCCTCGTGCTGGTCGTGGTGCTGATGGGATTCTCCGACGGTGCCGAGAAGATCGCGTTCTACTCGATCCCGGCGATCGTCGTGGTGCTCGCGCTCGGCTGGCGCCTCGTGTCCCGCAAACGACAGGCGCGCACCAGCGCCTGA
- a CDS encoding arabinosyltransferase domain-containing protein → MPSPDSDATARGLPGDRWLIIGLGLLSALTAVLFAVAPVNTETTTYRWDGAQDTALPSYPYHPARMDATVRCADPNGLILATTPPGGKQGAEPLGGGLEIRAVDGTVRAELGGAELLRRPSGGDCRLTVHSDGQGTAVGTARTASRPAVTGLYTERPGTVSAQVEPDTRWVSSPSVLKVALGAVSVLALLGMIVLLIRRDRRAARKVRLFPRRAWAPRPSDVVVTGVLGVWSVIGALTVDDGYISTMLRARETSGFTGNYFRWFNAPEAPWGWYYELYALLGRVSPAMVWMRLPSVLLGLASWFLIDRLVLPRLVDRPGRWTRWAAAALFLAWYLAFDVGLRPEPWIVFGSLAVFALVERAVATGAVTPVAAGLVVAGATATTNPLGVAAFLPFLAGVRPLVRLVRRGSGLRVLGAIAVVAGAAGSAVLTAFYDQPLTAVLQSTAVRQQIGPDLPWQSEITRYTTLLDPSVVEGALNRRVPVLLMFLAMALTAVLLIRRRAPGLAVGPARRMVVVSVLCLVVLAFTPTKWTHHFGALAGFGTLVTVMLVHTVARGALSSVWARAAALGLAAATTWLAWSAPDRWWMQSGYDVRWSDSVPSVKGVRLADLVLWAGLAVALGGVLAGAWRSAKRRPEAGRAPRWLPRSGWAIVAVAAATVAVELAGQAQAVKLRWDTYSVGRSNLASLGLAPEAGSAGRSCGVEDWLDVEPDVGAGVLRPSGPAAAEGFAMNAAFPPDSAPRTPYGTDQAHPAWSSYRSPSRTGTLTTGWYDLPADAGAKNSAPVVISHAGQGKVQVSAEFAKADGTVLAAVKAKGDGSGKWSDARFDPRWQAPGAQRVRIVARDADPGPSGWVAVTAPRIPRLEPLTKEIPPSEPVTLDWTNAFVVPCRTPASMADGIVQPVRYRFAPGPDAQSLASVAYSADAGGPYVPLFADAKATEVPTYLRGDKLREPVAVYRFDYPVAMRGLTVEHGTRPTSGLAKQPAVLDATKGGGG, encoded by the coding sequence ATGCCGTCCCCAGATTCCGACGCCACCGCACGCGGACTGCCCGGCGATCGTTGGCTCATCATCGGCCTCGGGCTCCTTTCCGCACTGACCGCGGTGCTGTTCGCCGTGGCACCGGTGAACACCGAGACAACGACCTACCGCTGGGACGGCGCGCAGGACACTGCGCTGCCGTCGTACCCGTACCACCCGGCCAGAATGGACGCGACCGTCCGATGCGCCGACCCGAACGGGCTGATCCTGGCGACCACTCCGCCGGGAGGCAAACAAGGCGCCGAGCCGCTCGGCGGCGGGCTGGAGATCCGGGCGGTCGACGGCACGGTCAGAGCCGAACTCGGCGGCGCCGAACTGCTTCGCCGGCCGTCCGGCGGCGACTGCCGGCTGACCGTGCACTCGGACGGTCAAGGCACTGCCGTCGGCACCGCCAGGACTGCGAGCCGCCCGGCCGTCACCGGCCTGTACACCGAGCGCCCGGGCACGGTGTCCGCGCAGGTCGAACCCGACACCCGATGGGTCAGCTCGCCGAGCGTGCTGAAGGTCGCGCTCGGCGCGGTCTCGGTGCTCGCGCTGCTCGGCATGATCGTGCTGCTGATCCGGCGCGACCGGCGCGCCGCGCGAAAGGTCCGGCTGTTCCCCCGACGGGCCTGGGCGCCGCGGCCGTCGGACGTCGTCGTGACCGGGGTGCTCGGAGTCTGGTCCGTCATCGGTGCGCTCACCGTGGACGACGGATACATCTCGACGATGCTGCGCGCTCGGGAAACGAGCGGGTTCACCGGCAATTACTTCCGCTGGTTCAACGCGCCGGAAGCGCCGTGGGGCTGGTACTACGAGCTGTACGCGCTGCTCGGCCGCGTCTCGCCGGCCATGGTGTGGATGCGGCTGCCCTCGGTGCTGCTGGGGCTGGCGTCCTGGTTCCTGATCGATCGGCTGGTGCTGCCGCGCCTGGTCGACCGGCCGGGCCGGTGGACCCGCTGGGCGGCCGCGGCGCTGTTCCTGGCGTGGTACCTGGCCTTCGACGTCGGGCTGCGGCCGGAGCCGTGGATCGTGTTCGGCTCGCTGGCGGTGTTCGCGCTGGTCGAGCGGGCCGTGGCGACTGGCGCGGTGACGCCGGTCGCGGCCGGGCTCGTGGTCGCCGGCGCCACCGCGACGACGAACCCGCTCGGAGTCGCGGCATTCCTGCCGTTCCTCGCCGGAGTGCGCCCCCTCGTCCGGCTGGTGCGCAGGGGTTCCGGCCTCCGGGTGCTCGGCGCGATCGCGGTCGTCGCCGGAGCCGCGGGCAGCGCAGTGCTGACGGCGTTCTACGACCAGCCGCTGACCGCCGTCCTGCAGTCGACCGCCGTCCGTCAGCAGATCGGCCCGGATCTCCCGTGGCAGAGCGAAATCACCCGCTACACGACCCTGCTCGACCCGTCGGTGGTCGAGGGCGCGCTGAACCGCCGGGTGCCGGTGCTGCTGATGTTCCTGGCGATGGCGTTGACGGCCGTGCTGCTGATCCGGCGCCGTGCTCCGGGACTGGCCGTCGGGCCTGCCCGCCGGATGGTCGTCGTCAGCGTCCTGTGTCTCGTCGTGCTCGCGTTCACGCCGACGAAGTGGACGCACCACTTCGGCGCGCTGGCCGGATTCGGCACGCTGGTGACCGTGATGCTGGTGCACACCGTCGCGCGCGGAGCGCTGTCCTCGGTGTGGGCGCGGGCGGCGGCGCTGGGCTTGGCCGCGGCGACGACGTGGCTGGCCTGGTCCGCGCCGGACCGGTGGTGGATGCAGTCCGGCTACGACGTCCGCTGGAGCGATTCCGTGCCCTCGGTGAAGGGCGTGCGGCTGGCGGATCTGGTCCTCTGGGCCGGGCTGGCCGTCGCGCTCGGCGGCGTGCTCGCCGGGGCCTGGCGGAGCGCGAAGCGGCGGCCGGAGGCGGGGCGCGCGCCGCGCTGGCTGCCGAGGTCCGGCTGGGCGATCGTCGCGGTGGCCGCCGCGACGGTGGCGGTCGAGCTGGCCGGGCAGGCGCAAGCGGTGAAACTGCGGTGGGACACCTACTCCGTCGGCCGGTCGAACCTGGCTTCGCTCGGCCTCGCGCCGGAAGCTGGTAGCGCCGGACGCTCCTGCGGCGTCGAGGACTGGCTGGACGTCGAGCCGGACGTCGGCGCCGGGGTGCTCCGGCCGTCCGGCCCGGCCGCGGCGGAAGGGTTCGCGATGAACGCCGCGTTCCCGCCGGACTCGGCGCCGCGGACCCCGTACGGCACTGACCAGGCGCACCCGGCGTGGAGTTCCTACCGGTCGCCGTCGAGGACCGGCACGCTCACCACCGGGTGGTACGACCTGCCCGCCGACGCCGGGGCGAAGAATTCGGCTCCGGTCGTGATTTCCCATGCCGGGCAAGGGAAAGTGCAGGTGTCGGCGGAGTTCGCGAAAGCGGACGGGACCGTGCTCGCGGCGGTGAAGGCCAAAGGGGACGGCAGCGGGAAGTGGAGCGACGCGCGGTTCGATCCCCGCTGGCAGGCGCCGGGGGCGCAACGAGTCCGGATCGTCGCGCGGGACGCGGACCCCGGTCCGTCCGGCTGGGTCGCGGTCACCGCACCCAGGATTCCGCGACTGGAGCCGCTGACGAAAGAGATCCCCCCGAGCGAGCCGGTGACGTTGGACTGGACCAATGCGTTCGTCGTGCCGTGCCGGACCCCGGCCTCGATGGCGGACGGCATCGTGCAGCCGGTCCGCTACCGGTTCGCCCCCGGTCCGGACGCGCAGTCGCTGGCCAGCGTTGCCTACTCCGCGGACGCCGGCGGGCCGTACGTGCCGTTGTTCGCCGACGCGAAGGCCACCGAAGTCCCGACGTACCTGCGCGGCGACAAACTGCGCGAGCCGGTCGCGGTGTACCGGTTCGACTACCCGGTCGCGATGCGGGGACTGACCGTCGAACACGGCACCCGGCCGACGTCCGGGCTGGCGAAACAGCCGGCCGTGCTCGACGCGACCAAGGGCGGCGGCGGGTAG